In one Cyclopterus lumpus isolate fCycLum1 chromosome 22, fCycLum1.pri, whole genome shotgun sequence genomic region, the following are encoded:
- the orc3 gene encoding origin recognition complex subunit 3 yields MSTSSVSKGCFVFKPSAKKKKTALSLEDHFVHGCEGAENSELRFKLCHDLWDKIQTDTEALQDELNRNILDSLLDFTRKCSSTRQHSDWASQMRASEIPTAALVLGVNVPDHDMTFQSLSDLLQQSVTPHVASVQAKECGALKHLMKRVLERLMDTVVDDEDEEEAEQTSAQLNKSVHCSLSTLCAWYNAKTKKSNTVSPGKKRCSHVGDDLQSPPLVIIFKDLEAFNPRVLQDFILICSRYIERLPLMFIFGIATSPSTIQHMLPHSVSSLLCIELFQSLSCTQHLATVIDKLILTPQFPFKLNGKVMQVLISIFLYHDFSVRNFIKGIQLALLEHFHSQPLSVLCCKKKAALLNVMHLGPQDLERIRQLQSFKRYVEKQDPQEQVNLFTDDTHLKEVCQKLIKNLRQYHKNYYPILRCLHTLTSSLPRYPLGKQIRELHLICLDKNIWENEDYQSAMKLLKMLAKDQLIALLQRCEEILQAAKSKNIKMALVQLEDMLSKFKQLDTVAAEPSPSVEDSITSPVKNLQKKTDLFQLQKTLLEMNESRRSKKLSPFEALRNEALEFIDSLVKSHLSAPESQTLNEVCYYTSSATVRRHLNATPRTSIQAALNIPYYYLQNDRLKTEDGIVSNAAPDICIVYKLHLECGRLINLYDWLEAYSTVVSAAEGNDPGSDNFGKVDDVKHARFIRAVSELEFLGFIKSTKQKTDHVARLTWGGC; encoded by the exons ATGTCCACTTCATCTGTGTCGAAG GGCTGCTTTGTGTTCAAGCCAAgtgcgaagaagaagaagaccgcTCTCAGTTTGG AGGATCACTTCGTCCATGGCTGTGAAGGTGCTGAGAACAGTGAGCTACGATTCAAACTGTGTCATGACCTGTGGGACAAAATTCAAACCGACACAGAG GCGTTACAGGATGAACTCAACAGGAACATCTTGGACAGCTTGCTGGACTTCACGAGGAAGTGCTCTTCCACTCGCCAACACAGTGACTGGGCTTCACAGATGAGGGCCAGTGAGATTCCCACAGCGGCTCTTGTGCTcg gtgtgaatgtccCGGACCATGACATGACCTTCCAGAGTCTGTCTGACCTGCTCCAGCAGTCTGTCACTCCCCAtgtggcctctgtacaggccaAAGAGTGTGGAG CATTGAAGCATTTGATGAAGAGGGTCCTGGAGAGGTTAATGGACACTGTTgtggatgatgaggatgaggaagaggctGAGCAGACTAGTGCTCAGCTCAACAAGAGCGTGCACTGCTCCCTCAGTACACTCTGTGCTTGGTACAATGCCAAAACAAAG aaatCCAACACTGTCAGTCCTGGAAAAAAGCGTTGTTCTCATGTCGGAGATGATCTGCAGTCTCCACCCCTTGTGATTATTTTCAAAGATCTGGAGGCTTTCAACCCAAGAGTTCTTCAGGACTTCATACTCATCTGCAG CCGGTACATTGAACGTCTTCCGCTGATGTTCATCTTCGGTATCGCCACATCACCCAGCACCATCCAACACATGCTGCCCCACTCCGTGTCCTCCCTGCTGTGTATAGAGCTCTTCCAGTCCCTCTCCTGTACACAGCACCTGGCCACAGTCATAGACAAG TTGATCCTGACGCCTCAGTTCCCTTTTAAGCTCAACGGTAAAGTGATGCAGGTGCTGATCAGCATCTTCCTCTACCATGATTTCTCAGTGAGAAACTTCATCAAGGGCATTCAG CTGGCCCTGCTGGAGCACTTTCACTCTCAGCCTCTCAGTGTACTGTGCTGTAAAAAGAAAGCGGCTCTGCTGAATGTGATGCATCTTGGTCCCCAAGACTTGGAGAGGATCAGGCAGCTGCAGTCGTTCAAGAG gTATGTAGAGAAGCAGGACCCTCAGGAACAAGTCAATCTGTTCACGGATGACACTCATTTAAAG GAGGTGTGTCAGAAACTGATAAAGAACCTTCGCCAATATCACAAGAACTATTATCCCATCCTGAGATGTCTCCACACTCTGACCTCGTCATTACCTCGGTATCCCCTTGGAAAACAG ATCAGAGAGCTTCATTTAATTTGTCTGGATAAGAACATATGGGAGAATGAGGACTACCAGTCCGCCATGAAGCTTCTAAA GATGCTGGCTAAAGATCAGCTGATTGCTCTGCTCCAGAGGTGTGAAGAGATTCTGCAGGCTGCCAAGTCGAAGAACATAAAGATGGCTCTTGTCCAGCTGGAAGACATGCTCTCCAAATTTAAGCAGTTGGACA CAGTGGCTGCTGAACCTTCCCCCAGTGTGGAAGACAGCATCACCTCTCCAGTGAAAAATCTTCAAAAGAAAACGGATCTGTTCCAGTTGCAGAAG ACGCTGCTGGAGATGAACGAGTCTCGGAGATCCAAGAAACTGAGTCCGTTCGAGGCTCTGCGAAATGAAGCTCTTGAGTTTATCGACAGCTTAGTGAA GAGTCACCTGTCTGCCCCAGAGTCTCAGACGCTGAATGAAGTTTGCTACTACACTTCCTCTGCCACTGTGAGACGGCACCTTAACGCAACACCTCGCACTTCCATTCAGGCTGCACTCAACATCCCCTACTATTATCTTCAG AATGACCGCCTAAAGACCGAGGATGGGATTGTCTCTAATGCTGCGCCTGATATCTGTATCGTGTACAAACTCCATCTGGAATGCGGCAGGCTGATAAACCTCTACGACTGGCTGGAG gcCTATTCCACTGTGGTTTCTGCTGCTGAGGGCAATGACCCAGGTTCTGACAACTTTGGGAAAGTGGATGATGTCAAACA CGCTCGTTTCATTCGAGCCGTGTCTGAGCTCGAATTTCTGGGCTTTATAAAGTCCACCAAACAGAAGACTGACCACGTGGCTCGACTCACCTGGGGAGGCTGCTGA
- the LOC117751659 gene encoding akirin-2-like: MACGATLKRTMDFDPLMSPTSPKRRRCIPVSQSSSSSSPRKYLSMEPSPFGESSSRLSAEQILNSIKQEYKRIQKRKHLDASYQHSECCYSPESPSSTMNVSSMPGTSSGGVSPTRKEQPLFTLRQVGMICERLLKEKEEKVREEYEETMTSKLAEQYDTFVKFTHDQLMRRFGEQPASYVS, encoded by the exons ATGGCGTGTGGAGCCACCCTGAAGAGGACCATGGATTTCGATCCTCTGATGAGTCCGACGTCGCCTAAAAGACGAAGATGTATCCCCGTGTCGCAGtcatcctcgtcctcatcccctAGGAAGTATCTTAGCATGGAGCCCTCGCCATTTGGGGAGTCGTCGTCAAGGCTTAGTGCAG AACAAATCCTCAACAGCATCAAGCAGGAGTACAAACGCATTCAGAAGAGGAAGCATCTAGATGCAAGCTACCAACATTCAGAGTGCTGCTATTCTCCAGAGTCCCCATCGTCTACTATGAATGTGTCCAGCATGCCAG GGACGTCTTCTGGAGGCGTTTCCCCTACTAGAAAAGAACAGCCATTATTCACCCTCAGACAAGTTGGAATGATCTGTGAACGCCtgctgaaagaaaaggaagagaaggtGCGGGAGGAGTATGAGGAGACCATGACTTCAAAACTGGCAG AACAATATGACACCTTTGTGAAGTTCACACATGATCAGTTGATGCGACGATTCGGGGAGCAACCTGCAAGCT ATGTTTCCTGA
- the LOC117725196 gene encoding cannabinoid receptor type 1B-like gives MKLALHRIAGTTMSTLTTGVQYLGSNDASYDDTSIDSSLIKNRFHFEKPHSVSISNSFPGLIPVNKEVIYSGLPPIFPTNVSDFLLNNGTTVESGGATQCGKDFVDNMECFMILTPSQQLAVAILALTLGTFTVLENLMVLCVILHSQTLRSRPSYHFIGSLAVADLIGSIIFVYSFLDFHVLHRKDSPNIFLFKLAGVIASFTASVGSLFLTAIDRYISIHRPMAYKRIVTKTKAVIAFSVMWAISIVFSLLPLLGWNCKRLNSVCSDIFPLIDQKYLMFWIGMTSILVLFIIYAYIFILWKSHHHAVRMLSRSSQRSVIVYTAEGTKVQTVRPEQARMDLRLAKTLVLILVALIICWGPLLAIMVYDLFGKVNDFIKTVFAFCSMLTLLNSTVNPVIYAMRSKDLRRAFLNICHVCQGATQPLDNSAESDWNSRSVRGTAGGAGKDRAGCGKPRVKVAQVTVSGITETSTAAPV, from the coding sequence ATGAAGCTGGCTTTGCACAGGATAGCAGGCACTACGATGAGTACATTAACAACAGGTGTCCAGTATCTTGGCTCCAACGACGCCAGCTATGACGACACCTCCATTGACTCCAGTCTAATCAAGAACCGATTCCACTTTGAGAAGCCTCACTCTGTCTCGATTAGTAACTCCTTCCCCGGACTCATCCCTGTAAATAAGGAGGTCATTTACAGCGGCCTCCCTCCCATTTTCCCCACCAATGTATCAGACTTTCTGTTAAATAATGGCACCACTGTGGAAAGTGGAGGGGCGACACAATGTGGGAAGGACTTTGTGGACAACATGGAGTGTTTCATGATTCTGACTCCCAGTCAGCAGCTtgcagtcgccatcttggcgCTCACCCTGGGAACATTTACGGTGCTGGAGAACCTCATGGTGCTGTGTGTGATCCTGCACTCCCAGACGCTTCGATCTCGGCCTTCCTACCACTTCATAGGCAGCCTGGCTGTGGCTGATCTGATAGGCAGCATCATTTTTGTCTACAGCTTCCTGGATTTCCATGTCCTCCACAGGAAGGACAGCCCCAATATTTTCCTCTTCAAGCTGGCCGGGGTCATTGCCTCCTTCACCGCCTCTGTAGGCAGTCTGTTTCTCACTGCGATTGACCGCTACATCTCCATCCACAGGCCAATGGCGTACAAACGCATCGTCACAAAGACAAAAGCAGTCATTGCCTTCAGTGTGATGTGGGCCATCTctattgtcttctctctgctgccgctgctggGGTGGAACTGCAAGCGTCTCAACTCTGTCTGCTCTGACATTTTTCCTCTAATCGACCAGAAGTACCTGATGTTCTGGATCGGGATGACAAGTATCTTGGTCCTTTTCATCATCTACGCCTACATTTTCATCCTCTGGAAATCCCACCACCATGCTGTCCGTATGCTGAGCCGCAGCTCCCAAAGAAGTGTGATCGTTTACACTGCAGAAGGGACTAAAGTGCAGACGGTGAGGCCCGAGCAGGCCCGGATGGACCTCCGTCTGGCTAAAACCCTGGTTCTGATCCTGGTGGCCCTTATCATCTGCTGGGGCCCACTTCTAGCCATCATGGTTTATGACCTCTTTGGGAAGGTGAATGACTTCATCAAGACCGTGTTTGCTTTTTGCAGCATGCTCACCCTGCTCAACTCCACCGTGAACCCTGTGATCTACGCCATGAGGAGCAAGGACCTGCGCCGGGCCTTCCTCAACATCTGCCATGTGTGCCAGGGAGCGACGCAGCCTCTGGACAACAGCGCAGAGAGTGACTGGAACAGCAGGAGTGTGAGAGGCACAGCAGGCGGGGCGGGGAAAGATAGAGCCGGCTGTGGAAAACCTCGAGTAAAAGTAGCCCAAGTTACCGTTTCTGGAATAACTGAGACTTCTACTGCAGCGCCAGTCTAA